One window of the Mycoplasmopsis anatis genome contains the following:
- a CDS encoding aminopeptidase C, whose product MEITQELLKQFKNKYNKNKNSKIIENTIVKNGIDASSINHETIKKHNFVFNVETAKGEITNQKNSGRCWIFASLNMARIIVMKKLNVSNIELSQNYLAFYDKLEKANTFLHNIELTKHLEVSNHLVQQFLTSPCPDGGYWEYFQSLVLKYGVVPKEVMPETFQSERTYELNDQISLRLRKYAKLIRESSSKSEIDKLKETCLSEIYDILCKSLGVPPQKFSFEYKDKDNKYERINNISPVEFFEKFIGKEFVDKVDIIHDPRDIYKHGSAFVLKYAYSVLNKNEVKMINVPLQELKNATIKSLEDGNPVWFGCDVGKYSNSKLGIMDTELFNYNDIFSDTSDFTKADRLQYRESGLSHAMSFVGVNIDKKHKVTNWMVENSWGSDSGKKGIFSMSDKWFDEFNYSVIVDKKYIDEKYLKTAESEIVEIEPWDVLCKFN is encoded by the coding sequence ATGGAAATAACACAAGAATTATTAAAACAATTTAAGAATAAATATAACAAAAATAAGAATAGTAAAATTATTGAAAATACAATTGTCAAAAACGGAATTGACGCTTCGTCAATAAATCATGAAACAATTAAAAAACATAATTTTGTTTTTAATGTTGAAACTGCAAAAGGTGAGATAACAAACCAAAAAAATAGTGGCAGATGTTGAATTTTTGCATCATTAAACATGGCAAGAATTATTGTAATGAAAAAGTTAAATGTTTCAAATATCGAACTATCTCAGAATTATCTTGCTTTCTATGATAAATTAGAAAAAGCTAATACCTTTTTACACAATATAGAATTAACAAAACATTTAGAAGTTTCAAACCACTTAGTACAACAATTTTTAACATCTCCATGCCCTGACGGCGGTTATTGAGAATACTTTCAAAGTTTGGTTTTAAAATATGGTGTGGTACCTAAGGAAGTTATGCCCGAAACTTTTCAATCTGAAAGAACATACGAATTAAATGATCAAATTTCTTTAAGATTAAGAAAATATGCTAAATTAATAAGAGAATCAAGTTCAAAATCTGAAATAGATAAATTAAAAGAAACTTGTTTGAGTGAAATTTATGATATTCTTTGCAAATCACTTGGTGTTCCACCTCAAAAATTCTCATTTGAATATAAAGATAAAGACAATAAATACGAAAGAATTAACAATATTAGTCCTGTTGAATTTTTTGAAAAATTTATAGGTAAAGAATTTGTCGATAAGGTAGACATAATTCACGACCCAAGAGATATTTATAAACACGGTAGTGCATTTGTATTAAAATATGCATATAGTGTTTTAAACAAAAATGAAGTTAAAATGATTAATGTTCCACTACAAGAGTTAAAAAATGCTACCATTAAGTCTTTGGAAGATGGTAATCCTGTGTGATTTGGATGTGATGTGGGAAAATATTCTAACTCTAAATTAGGTATTATGGACACAGAATTATTTAACTATAACGATATCTTCTCTGATACATCAGATTTTACTAAAGCAGATAGATTACAATATCGTGAAAGCGGTCTTTCTCATGCTATGTCATTTGTTGGTGTTAACATTGATAAAAAACATAAAGTTACAAATTGAATGGTAGAAAACTCTTGAGGAAGTGACTCAGGTAAAAAAGGTATTTTTTCAATGTCCGATAAATGATTTGATGAGTTTAATTATTCCGTAATAGTAGATAAAAAATACATTGATGAGAAATACTTAAAGACTGCTGAATCAGAAATTGTTGAAATTGAACCTTGAGATGTTTTATGTAAATTTAATTAG
- a CDS encoding MIP family Ig-specific serine endopeptidase, with product MKKKTKIVLLTSTAMIIPAVAIPTSIYLSVKSRKNNKNNLYKDAAFFNSLLEQVKESYVNQPIVEDEIKNKINEAFINLKSEITIDDIQKSSIQIKDIVSEIDAKLNDFYQNFKNNSLTELTTLNQQLKIYNYSDLDSLINKTLEDLNNIANIEVFHLSINAAMNKIHYDNAHENLEIIFSKVKKQIISKTKNNLIQSITLNLNKLSAIDSTEYKTEIVNLINELNALSNNISNLSESSYSDINSTLIQLNIYKNELETKLVVKINDFLTKVEKEIKNNKEKLQNSIDALKIKLLEKINTYVNQDFYAYFSDKESFSNLLDSVNNLESYTFESFKTLKGYEESLQNLGNLFENEKSEKLAKYSAITTNIDSLKSKFNELKELINSLEASEQNSLLNKLNELNNELQSFISAINPFLISEQNLDVLTSLEQKYKLIYNEYLNIKNNSSNNSNNEQKEDLLSKLNKLKKLNMSFEFEFEKPFTQENLFDIENSINSENFNYKSILENINSLTNKFNELKDKELLLRQNEINKILNELNQYSLKIASYDTQVKDMIISNDSLSNWVIKAESFKNLLNNLRNLINTTNKILNELREIRELKSSLTNKYKELNDYFISLQTEHNQNKQKRDYFEQLKNSFNSNIAQLNNYLNDVKAIQTNNNAKKQELVASIESLINSYTSFNISKKTYVDNDGISSFINTHNLSQIESEINKFKTEVADENSHEITNDKNAPLSLAEVEKYYRDNPRINKFNSATTQPENKFNSNIDYLKLILRRSLSFLWNFKKIDESQPSNEINTIGGGTFWLLDYKRIENNKYKLFLGTNYHVATNLLNPSNPEEYKQPLKNSTINSLLISVNRLILDDNGYTYKHVSTFLPEKFWPKIFWLAHNFMNEGYGLPNNEFYFTDFAVVEWDIDLDEFMNWYNPEIATTPESIKKEKQRSEFLAMSVNKTIQTFNESKQRFSSGNYLNKDWNLPYANIDYYTTLWANNNLINNLNKPVDNEGKTNWTINNIENLSEYLKDWHLTNDKKYQSKPDFIHFAGYGLTNWNTLDTKVYSTVPSGQEYSAESNYKGAPNNIFLIDHQYHGTIGNSTIKFNNTIPKQYGPWYIYYTDYRTVGGTSGSLVINQEGLPIGVYFGSGNRSIIWMNKKGENITLYEHSIVPFSIERSFFNEINGIQGYPFNLIDGSDKSRYPHQKMSFKEKLKQIYGSNYKTELFN from the coding sequence ATGAAGAAAAAAACAAAAATTGTATTATTAACTTCAACTGCTATGATTATACCTGCGGTTGCTATACCTACATCAATATATTTATCTGTCAAGAGTAGAAAGAATAACAAAAATAATTTATACAAAGATGCTGCTTTTTTTAATAGCTTATTAGAACAAGTAAAAGAAAGTTATGTAAATCAACCAATAGTTGAGGATGAAATAAAAAATAAAATTAATGAAGCTTTTATTAACTTAAAATCCGAAATCACTATAGATGATATACAAAAAAGTTCAATTCAAATTAAAGACATAGTAAGTGAAATTGATGCTAAACTTAATGACTTTTACCAAAATTTTAAAAATAATTCTTTAACTGAATTAACCACATTAAATCAGCAGTTGAAAATCTATAATTATTCAGACTTAGATAGTTTAATAAACAAAACTTTAGAGGATCTTAACAATATTGCTAATATAGAAGTATTTCACTTGAGTATCAATGCGGCAATGAATAAAATTCACTATGATAATGCACATGAAAATTTAGAAATAATTTTTAGTAAAGTTAAAAAACAAATAATATCAAAAACAAAAAACAATTTAATACAATCAATAACATTGAATTTAAATAAATTGTCTGCTATCGATTCCACAGAATATAAAACTGAGATAGTAAATTTAATTAATGAACTTAATGCACTTTCTAATAATATTTCTAACTTAAGTGAATCAAGTTATTCGGATATTAATTCAACATTAATCCAATTAAATATATATAAAAATGAACTTGAAACTAAACTAGTTGTCAAAATTAATGACTTTCTAACTAAGGTTGAGAAAGAAATTAAAAACAATAAGGAAAAATTACAAAACTCAATAGATGCGTTAAAAATTAAATTATTAGAAAAAATCAATACATATGTAAATCAAGATTTTTATGCGTATTTTAGTGATAAAGAATCTTTTTCAAACTTATTAGATTCAGTCAATAATTTAGAAAGTTACACATTTGAATCATTCAAAACATTAAAAGGGTATGAAGAAAGTTTACAAAACTTGGGTAATCTTTTTGAAAATGAAAAAAGTGAAAAACTAGCTAAATATAGCGCTATAACTACAAATATCGATTCATTAAAAAGCAAATTCAATGAATTAAAAGAACTTATTAATTCACTTGAAGCTTCAGAACAAAATTCATTACTAAATAAATTAAATGAATTGAATAACGAATTGCAATCCTTTATTTCTGCAATAAATCCTTTCTTGATTTCTGAACAAAATCTTGATGTTTTAACTTCACTAGAGCAAAAATACAAATTAATCTATAACGAATATTTAAATATTAAAAATAACTCTTCTAATAACAGTAATAATGAGCAAAAAGAAGATTTACTCTCAAAATTAAATAAATTAAAAAAACTAAACATGTCTTTTGAATTTGAATTTGAAAAACCTTTTACACAAGAAAATTTATTTGATATTGAAAATTCTATTAATTCAGAAAATTTCAATTACAAATCAATATTAGAAAACATTAATTCACTAACTAACAAGTTTAACGAATTAAAAGATAAGGAATTGTTATTAAGACAAAACGAAATTAACAAAATATTAAACGAATTAAACCAATACTCCTTAAAAATTGCAAGTTATGACACCCAAGTTAAAGACATGATTATATCCAATGATTCCTTAAGTAACTGGGTAATTAAAGCTGAATCATTTAAAAATCTATTGAATAATTTAAGAAATTTAATAAATACCACGAATAAAATCCTTAATGAATTGCGTGAAATAAGGGAACTTAAATCATCTCTAACTAACAAATATAAGGAATTAAATGACTATTTTATTTCGTTACAAACTGAACATAATCAAAATAAACAAAAAAGAGATTATTTTGAGCAGTTAAAAAATTCATTTAACTCAAATATTGCACAACTTAACAATTACTTGAATGATGTTAAAGCAATCCAAACAAATAATAATGCTAAAAAACAAGAATTGGTTGCATCTATCGAAAGTTTAATTAATTCATATACTTCATTCAATATTTCAAAAAAAACTTACGTTGACAATGATGGTATAAGTTCATTTATCAATACTCACAATTTAAGCCAAATCGAATCTGAAATCAATAAATTTAAGACTGAGGTTGCAGATGAAAACAGTCATGAAATAACTAATGATAAAAATGCACCATTGAGCTTAGCAGAAGTCGAAAAGTATTATAGAGATAACCCTCGAATTAATAAATTTAATTCGGCTACAACACAACCTGAGAATAAATTTAATTCAAATATTGACTACTTAAAACTCATATTACGTAGATCACTTTCATTTTTATGAAACTTTAAAAAAATTGATGAATCACAGCCATCTAATGAAATCAATACAATTGGTGGTGGTACGTTTTGACTTCTTGATTATAAAAGAATTGAAAACAATAAATATAAACTATTTTTAGGAACAAACTATCACGTTGCAACAAATTTACTTAATCCATCTAACCCCGAAGAATATAAGCAACCATTAAAAAATAGCACAATAAATTCACTATTAATCTCAGTTAATAGATTAATTCTTGATGACAATGGTTACACTTATAAACACGTGTCAACTTTCTTACCAGAGAAGTTTTGACCAAAAATATTCTGATTAGCCCATAATTTTATGAATGAAGGATATGGATTACCAAATAATGAGTTTTATTTTACAGACTTTGCAGTCGTAGAATGAGATATTGATTTGGATGAATTTATGAACTGATATAATCCTGAAATTGCCACAACTCCTGAGTCAATTAAAAAAGAAAAACAAAGATCTGAATTTTTAGCAATGTCAGTAAATAAAACCATTCAAACCTTTAACGAGAGCAAACAAAGATTTAGTTCGGGAAACTATTTAAACAAAGATTGAAATCTTCCTTATGCTAATATTGACTACTATACAACATTGTGAGCTAATAATAATTTAATAAATAACTTAAATAAACCAGTAGACAATGAAGGTAAAACGAATTGAACAATAAACAATATTGAAAACTTGTCTGAATATCTAAAAGATTGACATTTAACAAATGATAAAAAATACCAAAGTAAACCTGATTTTATTCATTTTGCAGGCTATGGGCTAACAAATTGAAATACCCTTGACACAAAGGTTTATTCAACTGTTCCTAGTGGCCAAGAATATAGTGCAGAGTCTAATTATAAAGGTGCACCTAATAATATTTTCTTGATAGACCACCAATATCACGGTACTATCGGTAACTCAACCATTAAGTTTAATAACACAATTCCTAAACAATATGGTCCATGATATATCTATTACACTGATTATAGGACTGTGGGTGGTACTTCGGGTTCATTAGTAATTAACCAAGAAGGTTTACCAATAGGAGTATATTTCGGTAGTGGTAATAGAAGTATAATATGAATGAATAAAAAAGGTGAAAATATAACTCTTTATGAACATTCAATTGTTCCGTTCAGTATTGAAAGAAGTTTTTTCAATGAAATTAATGGTATTCAAGGATACCCATTTAACTTAATTGATGGAAGTGATAAAAGTAGATATCCACATCAAAAGATGTCATTTAAAGAAAAGCTTAAACAAATATATGGTTCAAACTACAAAACTGAATTATTTAATTAA
- the ffh gene encoding signal recognition particle protein — MFNFLEDRMQKALQKMSKKTTITEDDLVEITRDIKMSLLEADVNLKIVKEFINNVKQKTIESNLIGKLNPSQQMIKIVHEELVKILGGKVIEPQISKKPYIIMMVGLQGSGKTTATAKISYFFRKKKYVENPLLIAADVYRPAAVDQLVTLSKSIQMDFYEEGVKNSPINIVKNALIKAKENKNDLVIIDTAGRLSIDENLMNELLEIKKIANPDEIFFVADSMSGQDIINVAQTFHEKLKLTGTIITKLDSDARGGAALSIRQLLNLPIRFIGTGEKVGNLDLFYPERMADRILGMGDVMSLIEKASDVIDEKKAAKMVNKMFSGNFTLDDLLDQLNQMKKLGKFSKLLKMLPGNLSNKINEEELDKAEEKMRIYEILINSMTKVERKNPKLLKQASRKERVIKGSGRSAQEFNKLMNEYDMMVKKMSELGKTIGKGGNPFGGLF, encoded by the coding sequence ATGTTTAATTTTTTAGAAGATAGAATGCAAAAAGCATTACAAAAAATGTCAAAAAAGACGACCATTACGGAAGATGATTTAGTAGAAATTACTAGAGATATTAAAATGTCTCTTTTAGAAGCTGATGTTAATTTAAAAATTGTCAAAGAATTTATCAATAATGTCAAACAAAAGACTATTGAATCAAATCTAATCGGTAAATTGAATCCATCACAACAAATGATTAAAATTGTTCATGAGGAATTAGTTAAAATCCTAGGTGGCAAAGTTATTGAACCTCAAATATCTAAGAAACCTTATATTATCATGATGGTTGGACTTCAGGGAAGTGGTAAAACAACTGCAACAGCTAAAATTTCTTATTTTTTTAGAAAGAAAAAATATGTCGAAAATCCTTTATTAATAGCAGCAGACGTTTATCGTCCAGCCGCTGTTGATCAATTGGTGACTTTATCAAAATCTATTCAAATGGACTTTTATGAGGAAGGTGTAAAAAATAGTCCCATAAATATTGTAAAAAATGCCTTAATTAAGGCAAAAGAGAACAAAAATGACTTAGTTATTATCGATACAGCAGGACGTCTTTCAATTGATGAGAATTTAATGAATGAGCTTTTAGAAATAAAGAAAATTGCCAATCCTGATGAAATTTTCTTTGTTGCGGACTCAATGTCTGGACAAGATATTATCAATGTTGCTCAAACCTTTCATGAAAAACTAAAACTTACTGGTACTATCATTACTAAGTTAGACTCTGACGCCAGAGGAGGGGCTGCTTTAAGCATTAGACAATTACTTAATTTACCAATTCGTTTTATTGGTACAGGTGAAAAAGTAGGTAATCTTGATCTATTTTATCCAGAAAGAATGGCTGATAGAATACTAGGTATGGGTGATGTAATGTCACTTATTGAAAAGGCTAGTGATGTTATAGATGAGAAAAAAGCAGCTAAAATGGTTAACAAAATGTTTTCTGGTAATTTCACTCTAGATGATTTATTAGACCAGTTAAATCAAATGAAAAAACTTGGAAAATTTTCTAAATTATTGAAGATGTTACCGGGTAATTTAAGTAACAAAATCAATGAAGAAGAATTAGATAAAGCTGAAGAAAAAATGAGAATTTACGAAATTTTAATAAATTCAATGACTAAAGTAGAAAGAAAAAATCCTAAACTTCTAAAGCAAGCCTCTAGAAAAGAAAGAGTTATTAAAGGAAGTGGAAGAAGTGCTCAAGAATTCAACAAATTAATGAATGAATATGACATGATGGTTAAGAAAATGAGTGAATTAGGTAAAACAATCGGCAAAGGTGGTAATCCTTTCGGTGGATTATTTTAA
- the dnaX gene encoding DNA polymerase III subunit gamma/tau, whose protein sequence is MSYKSLYRKYRPVNFDEVKGQEHVVKTLKNIVLSRKITHAYIFSGPRGTGKTSVAKIFANVLNCMHDEDITKICNICAKNSNTSLDVIEMDAASNNGVDEIRDLKNKVELLPVQGRYKIYIIDEVHMLSKSAFNALLKTLEEPPKHVIFILATTDPQKIPATILSRAQRFNFKRISTSEIYTQVCYIANQEGISYEEQALRLIARLANGGLRDALSLLDQVAAYSDGNIKQKDVLISFGLISNRNAIQLLNSISRGNITTSIDIFNSLRDAGMEANSLIDTLFSITKDWIIFRRTRDQSVLELLSADEVELLKLQEIFAFEFLDQINEWMPKIKNSEVPFQVCEIFILQTCGIRQKLNKETITTNMGGTYDVEILSRVEQMINQAMQHQNEKINELKYTHDRFDFNDEESSMFEKGLKFENNSLKDKIESKIEEFKKQEAEESFSDSDFEDEFGSSEDFSLENFIESQKNINNQVNDLNNILNKNVDDLESTLSTEINKTTELFYEYNENEANLNDIQNVVIQENESNNDKLITTQEISLYSEILDTNNADNDKTLILDISKIKNTNREIDKLNSQDERKKVILSCISQASEKYVLDYRKRQRKINELKNEYREFSEQINLFLNAKIGAGNKNYICLVTSDPYTFKMLEREKHGKWFQSFVNKFFSRNLRIIVVLRPEWDNLVQQFKLMSNAEINFYQNRQIESLEFDELHDNDYAEKNVTGIFGTGIKIIKEKR, encoded by the coding sequence GTGAGCTATAAATCATTGTATAGAAAATATAGACCTGTAAATTTTGATGAAGTAAAAGGGCAAGAACATGTTGTTAAAACATTAAAAAACATCGTTTTAAGTAGAAAAATAACACACGCTTACATATTTAGTGGACCAAGAGGAACTGGTAAAACTTCAGTTGCTAAGATTTTTGCTAATGTTTTAAATTGTATGCATGATGAAGATATTACTAAGATTTGTAATATTTGTGCTAAAAATTCTAACACTTCTTTAGATGTTATAGAGATGGATGCTGCATCAAATAATGGTGTTGATGAAATAAGAGACTTAAAAAATAAAGTTGAATTACTACCAGTACAAGGAAGATACAAAATTTATATAATAGATGAAGTTCATATGTTATCTAAAAGTGCTTTTAACGCACTTCTAAAGACACTTGAAGAACCTCCTAAACATGTTATTTTTATTTTAGCAACAACTGACCCGCAAAAAATACCTGCCACAATTCTTTCGAGAGCACAAAGATTTAATTTCAAAAGAATTTCTACAAGTGAAATTTATACACAAGTTTGTTATATTGCTAACCAAGAAGGAATTTCATATGAAGAACAAGCTTTGAGGTTAATTGCAAGATTAGCAAATGGAGGATTAAGAGATGCTCTTTCATTGCTAGATCAAGTTGCAGCTTATAGTGATGGAAATATTAAGCAAAAAGATGTTTTGATTTCATTTGGACTAATTTCAAATAGAAATGCAATCCAATTACTAAATTCTATTTCTAGAGGTAATATTACAACCTCTATTGATATTTTTAATTCACTAAGAGATGCAGGTATGGAAGCTAATTCTCTTATTGATACATTGTTTAGTATCACTAAAGACTGAATTATTTTCAGAAGAACCAGAGATCAGTCTGTTTTAGAATTACTTTCAGCAGACGAAGTTGAATTGTTGAAATTACAAGAAATTTTTGCATTTGAATTTTTAGATCAAATTAATGAATGAATGCCCAAAATTAAAAATTCTGAAGTTCCTTTCCAAGTTTGTGAGATCTTCATTTTACAAACATGTGGAATTAGACAAAAATTAAATAAAGAAACTATTACAACAAATATGGGTGGAACTTACGATGTTGAAATACTTTCAAGAGTTGAACAAATGATTAATCAAGCAATGCAACATCAAAATGAAAAAATTAATGAACTTAAATACACTCATGATAGATTTGATTTTAATGATGAAGAAAGTTCAATGTTTGAAAAAGGGCTAAAATTTGAAAACAATTCATTAAAAGATAAAATTGAATCAAAAATTGAAGAGTTTAAAAAACAAGAAGCTGAGGAAAGTTTTAGTGATTCTGATTTTGAAGATGAATTCGGCAGTTCAGAAGACTTTTCTCTTGAAAACTTTATAGAATCTCAAAAAAATATTAATAACCAAGTTAATGACTTAAATAATATTCTGAACAAAAATGTTGACGATTTAGAATCAACTTTAAGCACTGAAATAAATAAAACAACTGAATTATTCTATGAATACAATGAAAATGAAGCAAATTTAAATGACATTCAAAACGTAGTCATTCAAGAGAATGAATCAAACAATGATAAATTAATTACTACTCAAGAAATATCTTTATATAGTGAAATTTTAGATACAAATAATGCTGATAATGATAAAACATTAATATTAGATATAAGTAAAATAAAAAATACAAATCGTGAAATTGATAAGTTAAATAGTCAAGACGAGCGTAAAAAAGTTATTTTAAGTTGTATTTCACAAGCATCTGAGAAATATGTTCTTGATTATAGAAAAAGACAAAGAAAAATCAATGAGCTTAAAAATGAGTATAGAGAATTTAGTGAGCAGATAAACTTATTTTTAAATGCTAAAATAGGTGCTGGAAATAAAAATTATATTTGTTTAGTTACTAGTGATCCTTACACGTTTAAAATGCTAGAAAGAGAAAAGCACGGCAAATGATTCCAAAGTTTTGTAAATAAATTTTTTAGTAGAAATTTAAGAATTATTGTTGTTCTTAGACCTGAGTGAGATAATTTAGTACAACAATTTAAATTAATGAGTAATGCTGAAATAAATTTCTATCAAAATAGACAAATTGAGTCACTCGAATTTGATGAACTTCATGACAATGACTATGCTGAGAAAAATGTAACAGGAATTTTTGGAACAGGAATTAAAATTATTAAAGAAAAGAGGTAG
- a CDS encoding IS3 family transposase — protein sequence MGKHLSSNHWFELINDWNNGLSRKIILEKYINFSGHWKLKANGIRTFFRTLKYRAKVYNKGMEYILTSKKHPSEMKKRGRPRKENKDQEIDWSDFKREELIEIAKRYVEITKDMPKREKTKESKALTETSITKISKLLKISRQSIYNTRKRDCSTKKWNSTIPEKYREEILEARRKHKNAGRTKLSKIMQNDFNIVLNERTLGRFLSKNNLNSEIRKRRRTKEIKDINYIGEDLVKRDYNDSQNLNIKCTDITYLPATKDAIQNHVYLSVIIDHRSKLVESFQLSFYNDLDLVMDNLNKNNFNNKTFIVHSDHGFQYTNERFIDKVKSLNGRTSYSRIGNSLDNREAEYWFSVLKTEFIRDLNVRNLTLKMLNDEIKKFINYYNNERIQSNLNWKTPKQFAMMS from the coding sequence ATGGGAAAACATTTATCTTCCAATCATTGATTCGAACTCATCAATGATTGGAATAATGGATTATCTAGAAAGATAATCCTTGAAAAATATATTAATTTTTCTGGGCACTGAAAGTTAAAAGCCAACGGGATAAGAACTTTTTTTAGAACATTAAAATATAGAGCAAAAGTTTATAATAAAGGAATGGAATACATTTTAACAAGCAAAAAACATCCTAGTGAGATGAAGAAACGTGGAAGACCCAGAAAAGAAAATAAAGATCAAGAAATTGATTGAAGTGATTTTAAGAGAGAAGAATTGATAGAAATTGCTAAAAGATATGTTGAGATAACTAAAGACATGCCTAAAAGAGAAAAAACAAAAGAATCAAAAGCATTAACTGAAACATCAATTACTAAAATTTCTAAATTATTGAAGATTTCAAGACAATCTATTTATAATACAAGAAAAAGAGATTGTTCAACTAAAAAATGAAATTCTACAATACCTGAAAAATATAGAGAAGAGATTTTAGAAGCTAGAAGAAAACATAAAAATGCAGGCAGAACTAAATTATCAAAAATCATGCAAAATGACTTTAATATAGTATTAAATGAAAGAACTTTAGGGAGATTTCTTAGCAAAAACAACTTAAATTCAGAAATAAGAAAACGTAGAAGAACAAAAGAAATAAAAGATATTAATTACATAGGAGAAGACTTAGTTAAAAGAGATTATAACGATTCTCAAAATCTCAATATTAAGTGTACTGATATAACATACTTACCTGCTACAAAAGATGCAATCCAAAACCACGTTTATCTTTCTGTGATTATTGATCATAGATCTAAATTAGTTGAATCATTTCAACTATCTTTTTACAATGATCTTGACTTAGTTATGGATAATTTAAATAAAAATAATTTCAATAATAAAACTTTTATAGTTCATTCGGACCATGGATTTCAATATACAAACGAAAGATTTATAGATAAAGTCAAATCATTGAATGGAAGAACTTCATACTCAAGAATTGGTAATAGTCTGGATAATAGAGAAGCAGAATATTGGTTCTCGGTGTTGAAAACTGAATTCATTAGAGATTTGAATGTAAGAAATTTAACGTTAAAAATGTTAAATGATGAAATAAAAAAATTCATAAATTATTATAATAATGAAAGAATACAATCAAATTTAAATTGAAAAACACCAAAGCAATTTGCAATGATGTCTTAA
- a CDS encoding YwaF family protein: MLEKEYWYLENSFFSWTGFKLTGDTFGGISKIIFYLIATIIFLTMFLLWLFRDRIRKHYNRDDVNLKSRNILIRLTGLLTIIFMVARTVVLAVYHFPKSWEILPLHFCRLMCLFVGLILLFNRIKYFRYIAFFSIFGAVLALSLPDLVNKYQADFSGTVFGKEYIEGQIYGFAIYIDSYNYWDYIFIHSYLILISSTLMVLYPFKYKIKEFVTTVIFFSMLCLLFFVINSITGNLAPFRWKSNYFYTGVDEVNAFSKLLPPLTKWPLMFITEVVFGFVFVVLATLLHIALANVKVRFNNGIKIFSIEKEFSIKEFFGKHPKK, translated from the coding sequence ATGTTAGAAAAAGAATATTGATATTTAGAAAATAGTTTTTTCTCTTGAACAGGCTTTAAGCTAACTGGTGATACTTTTGGTGGAATCAGTAAAATTATTTTTTATTTAATTGCGACCATAATTTTTCTTACAATGTTTTTATTATGACTTTTTAGAGATCGAATAAGAAAACATTATAATCGTGATGATGTTAATCTTAAGAGTAGAAATATACTAATAAGACTAACGGGATTACTCACAATTATATTTATGGTTGCTAGAACAGTTGTTTTAGCAGTGTATCACTTCCCTAAAAGTTGAGAAATATTACCATTACATTTTTGTAGATTAATGTGCTTGTTTGTAGGATTAATCTTACTTTTTAATAGAATTAAATACTTTAGATATATTGCGTTTTTTTCAATTTTTGGAGCTGTTTTAGCATTGAGCTTGCCTGATTTGGTAAATAAATATCAAGCTGATTTTAGTGGAACAGTATTTGGAAAAGAATATATCGAAGGTCAAATTTACGGTTTTGCGATATATATAGACAGTTATAATTATTGAGATTATATTTTTATTCACAGTTATTTAATCCTTATCTCATCTACGTTAATGGTTTTATATCCTTTTAAATATAAGATTAAAGAATTTGTTACAACAGTGATTTTCTTTAGTATGCTTTGTTTATTATTCTTTGTTATAAATTCTATTACAGGTAATTTAGCACCATTTAGATGAAAAAGTAACTACTTCTACACTGGAGTAGATGAAGTTAATGCATTTTCAAAATTATTGCCACCATTAACTAAATGACCGTTAATGTTTATAACTGAAGTTGTTTTTGGTTTTGTTTTTGTTGTGCTTGCAACATTGTTACATATTGCCCTAGCTAATGTAAAAGTTAGATTTAATAATGGTATAAAAATATTTTCTATCGAGAAGGAATTCTCAATAAAAGAGTTTTTTGGTAAACACCCAAAAAAATAA
- a CDS encoding YdbC family protein, with amino-acid sequence MAKQTSPEISYKIIKNIAVLSESSSGWKKEVNLVEWNGNKAKYDIRDWNSDRSKMGKGITLSDEEVKSLFKVLEKIK; translated from the coding sequence ATGGCAAAGCAAACAAGTCCTGAAATTAGCTATAAAATCATTAAGAATATTGCTGTTTTATCAGAATCAAGTAGTGGTTGAAAAAAAGAAGTTAATTTAGTTGAATGAAACGGTAATAAAGCTAAATACGATATCAGAGACTGAAATTCTGATCGTTCAAAAATGGGTAAAGGCATTACCTTATCTGATGAAGAAGTTAAATCTTTATTTAAAGTGTTAGAAAAGATAAAATAG